Proteins from one Phalacrocorax carbo chromosome 19, bPhaCar2.1, whole genome shotgun sequence genomic window:
- the LOC135316357 gene encoding LOW QUALITY PROTEIN: adenosine 5'-monophosphoramidase HINT1-like (The sequence of the model RefSeq protein was modified relative to this genomic sequence to represent the inferred CDS: deleted 1 base in 1 codon), which translates to MGAAEGGPGRVEEERGRQRALSWPTRSFGARAARPGGATTVFGKVVGKALPANVIYEDEECLAFHDLSPHATTLFLVVPKEPIVMLSEVEDSGESRLGHLMIVGKKRAAHLGLTNGFRTVVDEGREGGRSVCHVHLRILGGCQLGWPPG; encoded by the exons ATGGGCGCCGCGGAGGGAGGGCCTGGCCGAGTGGAGGAAGAGCGGGGGCGACAACGGGCGTTGTCGTGGCCGACGAGATCGTTTGGGGCGCGGGCTGCCCGGCCTGGTGGCGCCACTACTGTCTTCGGAAAGGTCGTCGGCAAGGCGCTT CCCGCCAACGTCATCTACGAGGACGAGGAG TGCCTTGCGTTCCATGATCTTTCACCCCACGCTACAACGCTTTTCCTAGTCGTGCCTAAGGAGCCAATCGTCATGTTATCTGAAGTAGAAGATTCTGGTGAATCT CGCCTTGGGCATTTAATGATTGTTGGCAAGAAGCGTGCTGCTCACCTGGGCCTGACCAACGGATTCCGGACAGTTGTGGATGAAGGGCGTGAGGGTGGGCGGTCTGTCTGTCACGTACATCTACGTATTCTGGGTGGCTGTCAGTTGGGCTGGCCGCCTGGCTAA